Proteins from a genomic interval of Antedon mediterranea chromosome 5, ecAntMedi1.1, whole genome shotgun sequence:
- the LOC140048902 gene encoding very long-chain specific acyl-CoA dehydrogenase, mitochondrial-like, whose translation MMRCSRLVASISRQKLSVCQITHRSLLASTQQNRSKATAVETETQDVKTQKASRSFAMGLFCGQINPEQVFPFPNSLSPEQTEALEMYIDPVTKFFEEVNNADKNDSMAAIEDHTFEGLKEMGAFGLQVSTEHNGLGLSNTQYARIVEIVGEYDLGIGIALGAHQSIGFKGILLFGTPEQKAKYLPKLAVGKTLAAFCLTEPSSGSDASSIRSKAVLSKDGKHYILNGSKIWISNGGIAEIFTVFAQTPVTDADGNTTDKITAFVVERGFGGVSSGPPENKMGIKCSNTAEVYFEDVKIPVENILGEVGGGFKVAMNILNNGRFGMGAALSGTMKGLIKKAVDHAANRQQFGDYIHKYGVIQEKLARMAMQQYVSECMAYMLCANMDAGSTEFQIEAAISKIYASEAAWFVADEAIQISGGMGYMRDSGLERVMRDLRIFRIFEGTNDILRLFISLTGLQNAGKHLKELQKAFKNPGGNFGTIMDIVNKRAKRMVGVSSAPSLDQYVHPSMKDSAGKTAKAIEDFGFSVEDLLIKHGKKIVDQQFLLWRLAEATIDIYGMVATLSKSSKSLSDGIEGADYEAKLCKVFVNEASTRITKNLAYLKSSTEKENIESLKDASKSVIERGSVVQRHPVGF comes from the exons ATGATGCGGTGTAGTCGACTAGTTGCTTCTATAAGTCGACAGAAATTGTCAGTCTGTCAGATTACTCATAG GTCGTTATTGGCAAGTACCCAACAAAATCGTAGCAAGGCAACAGCTGTAGAAACAGAAACACAAGATGTAAAAACACAAAAG GCATCCCGATCATTTGCCATGGGTTTGTTTTGTGGACAGATAAACCCGGAACAGGTTTTCCCTTTTCCaaact CATTGTCACCTGAACAAACAGAAGCGCTTGAAATGTATATAGATCCTGTAACTAAATTTTTTGAg GAAGTAAACAATGCAGATAAGAATGACAGCATGGCAGCAATTGAGGATCACACATTTGAAGGTTTGAAAGAGATGGGAGCGTTTGGACTTCAGGTTTCAACAGAACACAATGGATTAGGGCTGAGTAACACACAG TATGCTAGAATTGTTGAAATTGTTGGAGAGTACGACCTTGGTATTGGAATTGCACTTGGAGCTCACCAGTCTATTGGCTTCAAGGGAATCCTGCTATTTGGTACCCCTGAACAGAAAGCTAAGTACCTGCCAAAGCTAGCAGTAGGAAAAACCCTGGCAGCTTTCTGTCTCACAGAACCCTCAAGTGGATCAGATGCTAGT TCTATTCGCTCAAAAGCTGTTCTTTCTAAAGACGGAAAACACTACATCCTCAATGGAAGTAAGATCTG GATTAGCAATGGCGGAATTGCCGAAATCTTCACTGTGTTCGCACAGACACCAGTCACAGATGCTGATGGTAATACAACAGATAAGATCACTGCCTTTGTTGTTGAGAGGGGTTTTGGTGGTGTCTCAAGTGGTCCACCTGAAAATAAGATGGGCATTAAGTGCTCGAACACTGCTGAAGTCTACTTTGAGGACGTCAAAATTCCTGTTGAAAACATCCTTGGAG AGGTCGGAGGTGGTTTCAAAGTTGCgatgaatattttaaacaatggacGTTTTGGAATGGGGGCTGCATTGTCTGGTACTATGAAGGGACTGATCAAGAAAGCT GTTGATCATGCAGCCAATAGGCAGCAGTTTGGAGATTACATCCACAAGTATGGTGTTATCCAGGAGAAGCTGGCCCGCATGGCAATGCAACAGTACGTCAGTGAATGTATGGCATACATGCTATGTGCTAACATGGATGCTGGATCAACAGAGTTCCAAATCGAGGCTGCCATCAGTAAAATATATGCTTCt GAAGCAGCATGGTTTGTTGCAGATGAGGCTATTCAGATTTCTGGTGGAATGGGGTACATGAGG GACAGTGGTCTAGAGCGTGTGATGCGTGATTTGAGGATATTCCGTATCTTTGAAGGAACCAATGATATTTTGCGGTTATTCATTTCACTAACTGGTCTTCAG AATGCTGGCAAACATTTGAAAGAACTACAAAAGGCATTTAAGAACCCTGGAGGTAACTTTGGAACGATTATGGACATTGTCAACAAAAGAGCCAAAag aatggTTGGCGTTAGTTCAGCACCCTCACTTGACCAGTATGTTCACCCAAGCATGAAGGACTCTGCCGGCAAAACTGCTAAAGCCATTGAAGACTTTGGCTTCTCGGTTGAAGATCTTCTGATAAAACATGGCAAGAAAATCGTTGACCAACAGTTTCTTCTGTGGCGGTTGGCAGAAGCAACAATCGATATCTATGGCATGGTTGCTACTCTTTCCAA GTCTTCAAAGTCTCTAAGCGATGGTATCGAAGGAGCTGACTACGAAGCGAAGCTCTGCAAAGTGTTTGTAAACGAGGCTTCTACACGCATCACCAAAAACCTTGCCTACTTGAAGTCTTCtacagaaaaagaaaacattgaatCATTGAAAGATGCGTCAAAGAGCGTTATCGAACGAGGCTCTGTCGTACAGCGCCATCCTGTTGGATTCTAA
- the LOC140049069 gene encoding uncharacterized protein isoform X2, which produces MGDEQENEDRFTEFLRDLNDQYDGDKFRLLRFLLYDILPLSVLDTSPRKDIGLDLFNKLQESGDIKYTEINLLSDIAEVTNLQSAKKVIKDYTKDAKKGKGLSPYRKALYEALMAVGDDDLRKLRAFYKLGHKGLDNIWDLVFHLEKQERLDSTEVKIKRFAGNLNETAKKKLANLPSTLIETRGHSQSTSTTAQDKSAFTRDVPSEELESKEFNVMLSKTSQWYQNRDKITMLKLLFKDKIEPEEYKDVPSLFRALTETGILKRTDYKILIDMVKVTDTRGVVDDVKSLSDANKDDEITSFTDYRQKLMGLGKALSKDEAKRVGSVYDVPQNAYTDQWSLIMHLEKRNVFADGAKEIIKDLNDINLHHVASKLITKTNPNKRSCSQDVPKSKKKKKR; this is translated from the exons ATGGGAGATGAACAAGAAAACGAAGATCGCTTTACAGAATTTCTTAGAGATCTTAATGATCAATATGACGGTGATAAATTCCGCTTGTTAAGATTTCTTCTTTATGATATCCTACCCCTCTCAGTGTTAGATACATCTCCTCGTAAAGATATCGGGTTggatttatttaataaactccAAGAATCGGGGGACATAAAATACACCGAAATAAACCTTCTATCAGACATTGCCGAAGTGACAAATTTGCAGTCAGCAAAAAAAGTCATAAAAGACTACACCAAAGATGCTAAAAAGGGAAAAGGACTTTCACCTTATCGAAAAGCATTGTATGAAGCCCTGATGGCAGTTGGAGATGATGATCTGCGCAAACTACGTGCTTTCTACAAACTAGGTCACAAAGGCTTAGACAATATCTGGGATCTGGTATTCCACCTGGAGAAACAGGAACGATTAGACTCTACAGAAGTGAAGATAAAACGGTTTGCAGGTAACCTAAACGAAACAGCAAAGAAAAAACTAG CTAATCTGCCATCAACACTTATAGAGACTAGAGGACATTCACAATCGACGTCAACAACAGCACAGG ATAAGAGCGCATTTACAAGAGATGTGCCATCAGAAG AGTTAGAATCTAAGGAGTTTAATGTCATGTTATCAAAGACATCACAGTGGTACCAAAACAGAGATAAAATAACCATGCTCAAACTGCTGTTCAAGGATAAGATAGAACCAGAAGAATACAAAGATGTACCAAGCTTGTTCCGTGCATTGACAGAAACTGGTATACTTAAGCGTACAGACTACAAAATACTAATCGACATGGTCAAAGTAACAGATACTCGTGGGGTAGTAGACGATGTTAAATCACTCAGTGATGCAAACAAGGACGACGAAATCACGTCATTCACGGATTATCGACAAAAACTTATGGGACTCGGGAAAGCACTTTCAAAAGATGAGGCAAAACGAGTGGGAAGTGTGTATGATGTGCCGCAGAATGCGTATACAGATCAATGGTCTTTAATCATGCATcttgaaaaaagaaatgtatttgCTGATGGTGCGAAAGAAATTATTAAAGATCTTAATGACATAAATCTACACCATGTAGCTTCTAAACTGATAACAAAAACTAACCCAAATAAGAGAAGCTGTAGTCAAGATGTTCCGAAAagtaagaaaaagaaaaaacgaTAA
- the LOC140049069 gene encoding uncharacterized protein isoform X1 — MGDEQENEDRFTEFLRDLNDQYDGDKFRLLRFLLYDILPLSVLDTSPRKDIGLDLFNKLQESGDIKYTEINLLSDIAEVTNLQSAKKVIKDYTKDAKKGKGLSPYRKALYEALMAVGDDDLRKLRAFYKLGHKGLDNIWDLVFHLEKQERLDSTEVKIKRFAGNLNETAKKKLANLPSTLIETRGHSQSTSTTAQADKSAFTRDVPSEELESKEFNVMLSKTSQWYQNRDKITMLKLLFKDKIEPEEYKDVPSLFRALTETGILKRTDYKILIDMVKVTDTRGVVDDVKSLSDANKDDEITSFTDYRQKLMGLGKALSKDEAKRVGSVYDVPQNAYTDQWSLIMHLEKRNVFADGAKEIIKDLNDINLHHVASKLITKTNPNKRSCSQDVPKSKKKKKR; from the exons ATGGGAGATGAACAAGAAAACGAAGATCGCTTTACAGAATTTCTTAGAGATCTTAATGATCAATATGACGGTGATAAATTCCGCTTGTTAAGATTTCTTCTTTATGATATCCTACCCCTCTCAGTGTTAGATACATCTCCTCGTAAAGATATCGGGTTggatttatttaataaactccAAGAATCGGGGGACATAAAATACACCGAAATAAACCTTCTATCAGACATTGCCGAAGTGACAAATTTGCAGTCAGCAAAAAAAGTCATAAAAGACTACACCAAAGATGCTAAAAAGGGAAAAGGACTTTCACCTTATCGAAAAGCATTGTATGAAGCCCTGATGGCAGTTGGAGATGATGATCTGCGCAAACTACGTGCTTTCTACAAACTAGGTCACAAAGGCTTAGACAATATCTGGGATCTGGTATTCCACCTGGAGAAACAGGAACGATTAGACTCTACAGAAGTGAAGATAAAACGGTTTGCAGGTAACCTAAACGAAACAGCAAAGAAAAAACTAG CTAATCTGCCATCAACACTTATAGAGACTAGAGGACATTCACAATCGACGTCAACAACAGCACAGG cAGATAAGAGCGCATTTACAAGAGATGTGCCATCAGAAG AGTTAGAATCTAAGGAGTTTAATGTCATGTTATCAAAGACATCACAGTGGTACCAAAACAGAGATAAAATAACCATGCTCAAACTGCTGTTCAAGGATAAGATAGAACCAGAAGAATACAAAGATGTACCAAGCTTGTTCCGTGCATTGACAGAAACTGGTATACTTAAGCGTACAGACTACAAAATACTAATCGACATGGTCAAAGTAACAGATACTCGTGGGGTAGTAGACGATGTTAAATCACTCAGTGATGCAAACAAGGACGACGAAATCACGTCATTCACGGATTATCGACAAAAACTTATGGGACTCGGGAAAGCACTTTCAAAAGATGAGGCAAAACGAGTGGGAAGTGTGTATGATGTGCCGCAGAATGCGTATACAGATCAATGGTCTTTAATCATGCATcttgaaaaaagaaatgtatttgCTGATGGTGCGAAAGAAATTATTAAAGATCTTAATGACATAAATCTACACCATGTAGCTTCTAAACTGATAACAAAAACTAACCCAAATAAGAGAAGCTGTAGTCAAGATGTTCCGAAAagtaagaaaaagaaaaaacgaTAA